In Desulfofundulus kuznetsovii DSM 6115, the following are encoded in one genomic region:
- a CDS encoding NCS2 family permease — protein sequence MLEKLFKLRQYHTSARTEVIAGLTTFMTMAYILFLNPNILAATGMDKNAVFFATAVSAGLVTIAMGLLVNYPIALAPGMGLNAYFATVAAQHVGMPWQVALGAVFISGILFILLTVTRIRQLLVVAVPNSIKRAIIVGIGLFITMLGLKMAEFMVIKAGPVIPPTMEALSQPGGIATLRFFEWNIFLGSFANPTTLLALTGLVISALLMAKRIKGALLLGIILTTIIGIPLGVTQIPANFQPFALPDFSRLAVGKLDLAGALNMGIWTVVFTFTFVELFDTFGTLVGTAGKAGLLDENGQSPRLGRAMLVDACGVAFGALMGTSTVTAYIESAAGISEGGRTGLTAVTTGVLFLLALILAPIAGLIPGAATAPALIIVGLLMAQAIKGIDFEDFTEGMPAFLTIVLMPFTGSIANGIAAGIIFYTLLKLISGRAREVHWLMWILTVLVLARYLFLAEH from the coding sequence TTGCTGGAAAAACTTTTCAAACTGCGCCAGTACCATACCAGTGCGCGCACAGAGGTTATTGCGGGACTGACCACCTTTATGACCATGGCCTACATCCTGTTCCTCAACCCCAACATCCTGGCCGCTACCGGTATGGACAAAAACGCCGTCTTTTTTGCCACTGCCGTTAGCGCGGGCCTGGTTACCATCGCTATGGGTCTCCTGGTCAACTATCCCATCGCCCTGGCGCCGGGCATGGGCCTCAACGCCTACTTTGCCACGGTGGCCGCCCAGCACGTGGGCATGCCCTGGCAGGTGGCCCTGGGTGCGGTATTCATCTCCGGTATCTTATTTATTCTCCTCACCGTCACCCGGATCCGCCAGCTGCTGGTGGTAGCCGTGCCCAACTCCATCAAGCGGGCCATTATTGTCGGCATCGGGCTGTTCATCACCATGCTGGGCCTGAAAATGGCCGAATTCATGGTCATTAAAGCCGGCCCGGTAATCCCGCCCACCATGGAGGCGCTCTCCCAACCCGGCGGCATTGCCACCCTGCGTTTCTTTGAGTGGAACATTTTCCTGGGCAGCTTTGCCAATCCGACCACCCTGCTGGCCCTGACCGGCCTGGTCATTTCAGCCCTGTTAATGGCCAAAAGGATCAAGGGGGCCCTGCTGCTGGGCATTATCCTCACCACCATCATCGGCATCCCCCTGGGCGTCACCCAAATTCCGGCCAACTTCCAGCCCTTTGCCCTGCCTGATTTTTCCCGGCTGGCGGTGGGCAAGCTAGATCTGGCCGGGGCGCTTAACATGGGCATCTGGACGGTAGTCTTCACCTTTACCTTTGTGGAACTCTTTGATACCTTCGGCACCCTGGTGGGCACTGCCGGCAAGGCGGGGCTTCTTGACGAAAACGGCCAGTCTCCCCGCCTGGGCCGGGCCATGCTGGTAGATGCCTGCGGGGTGGCTTTCGGCGCCTTAATGGGCACCAGTACCGTTACCGCCTACATTGAAAGTGCCGCCGGCATTTCCGAAGGCGGCCGTACCGGCCTTACAGCCGTAACCACGGGGGTTTTGTTCCTCCTGGCCTTGATTCTGGCACCCATTGCCGGTTTGATTCCGGGAGCGGCCACCGCCCCGGCGCTGATCATCGTCGGCCTGCTCATGGCCCAGGCCATCAAGGGCATTGACTTCGAGGACTTTACCGAAGGGATGCCGGCCTTCCTGACCATAGTTTTGATGCCTTTCACCGGCAGCATCGCCAACGGCATTGCCGCCGGGATCATCTTTTACACCCTGCTCAAATTAATCAGCGGCCGGGCCCGGGAAGTGCACTGGCTGATGTGGATCCTGACCGTTCTGGTACTGGCCCGCTACCTGTTCCTGGCGGAACACTAA
- the guaA gene encoding glutamine-hydrolyzing GMP synthase has protein sequence MSVQDQQEMVIVLDFGGQYSHLIARRIRELKVFCEMLPYNTPLDEIKRHHPRGIVFSGGPASVYQPGAPTVDPAVYELGIPILGICYGMQLMTRQLGGVVSRAEHHEYGKTALEILDTRDLFCGFEPIEQCWMSHGDRVEAPPPGFQVIARTELAPVAAMANRERRLYAVQFHPEVIHTPKGQDILRHFLYDVCGCQGRWTMGSFIEESIREIRARVGDRRALCAISGGVDSSVAAVLVHRAIGDQLTCIFVDHGLLRRGEAGQVVGVIREQFRIPLIHVDASRRFLNRLAGVTDPEQKRKIIGEEFIRVFEEEAARLGQVDFLVQGTLYPDVVESGTATAAVIKSHHNVGGLPEDMQLELIEPLRWLFKDEVRELGKELGLPEEVLWRQPFPGPGLAVRILGEVTPEKLEILRHADAIVTEEIRRAGLHRQIWQYFAVLPDLRSVGVMGDGRTYAYTVAVRAVHSHDGMTADWVRLPYEVLERISSRIVNEVAGVNRVVYDITSKPPATIEWE, from the coding sequence ATGTCCGTTCAAGACCAGCAGGAGATGGTCATTGTCCTGGACTTCGGGGGCCAGTACAGCCACCTTATCGCCCGCCGTATCCGGGAGTTGAAAGTTTTCTGTGAAATGCTGCCCTACAACACGCCCCTTGATGAAATCAAAAGACATCATCCCCGGGGCATTGTTTTTTCCGGCGGGCCGGCCAGCGTCTACCAGCCCGGGGCTCCCACCGTGGACCCGGCCGTTTATGAGCTGGGCATCCCCATCCTGGGCATTTGCTACGGTATGCAGTTAATGACCAGGCAACTGGGAGGGGTGGTTAGCCGGGCGGAACACCACGAGTATGGCAAAACGGCCCTGGAAATACTTGACACCCGCGACCTTTTCTGTGGCTTTGAGCCCATTGAACAATGCTGGATGAGCCACGGCGACCGGGTGGAGGCCCCGCCCCCGGGGTTTCAGGTCATCGCCCGCACGGAACTGGCTCCCGTGGCCGCCATGGCCAACCGGGAGCGCAGGCTTTACGCCGTGCAGTTCCACCCGGAAGTAATACATACCCCGAAGGGCCAGGACATCCTGCGCCATTTCCTTTACGATGTTTGCGGCTGCCAGGGCCGCTGGACCATGGGTTCCTTTATTGAAGAATCCATCAGGGAAATCCGCGCCCGGGTGGGGGACAGGCGCGCCCTCTGTGCCATCAGCGGCGGCGTGGATTCCTCGGTGGCCGCCGTACTGGTCCACCGGGCCATCGGCGACCAGTTGACCTGCATTTTTGTGGACCACGGCCTGTTGCGCCGGGGCGAAGCCGGGCAGGTGGTCGGGGTCATCCGGGAGCAGTTTCGTATCCCGCTGATCCATGTGGACGCCAGCCGGCGCTTCTTAAACCGCCTGGCGGGAGTAACCGACCCGGAACAAAAGCGCAAAATTATCGGGGAGGAATTCATCCGGGTCTTTGAAGAGGAGGCCGCCAGGCTGGGACAGGTGGACTTCCTGGTGCAGGGAACCCTTTACCCCGACGTGGTGGAAAGCGGTACGGCCACGGCGGCGGTAATCAAGTCCCACCATAACGTGGGCGGCCTGCCCGAGGACATGCAACTGGAACTGATCGAACCCCTGCGCTGGCTTTTCAAGGACGAGGTGCGGGAACTGGGCAAAGAGCTGGGCCTGCCCGAAGAAGTGCTCTGGCGCCAGCCTTTCCCGGGACCGGGGCTGGCCGTGCGCATCCTGGGGGAAGTAACCCCGGAAAAACTGGAAATTCTGCGCCATGCCGACGCCATTGTCACGGAGGAAATCCGCCGGGCCGGCCTGCACCGGCAAATCTGGCAGTATTTCGCCGTGCTTCCGGACCTGCGGAGCGTGGGAGTAATGGGCGACGGGCGGACCTACGCCTATACCGTGGCCGTGCGGGCGGTGCACAGCCACGACGGCATGACGGCGGACTGGGTACGCCTGCCCTACGAAGTTCTGGAACGCATATCCAGCCGCATCGTCAACGAAGTGGCGGGCGTAAACCGGGTGGTCTACGACATCACCTCCAAGCCGCCGGCCACCATCGAATGGGAGTGA
- the hpt gene encoding hypoxanthine phosphoribosyltransferase: MHEDMEKVLITEEEIARRVRELGAEISRDYAGKELLVVGILKGAVIFMADLVRCLNIPVRLDFMAVSSYGTSSESSGVVRILKDLEQNIEGLDVLIVEDIVDTGLTLNYLRENLLTRGPASLKICTLLDKPSRRKVNVQVDYNGFVIPDEFVVGYGLDYDGRYRHLRDILILKREVYSGKEQREN, translated from the coding sequence TTGCACGAGGATATGGAAAAAGTTTTAATTACTGAAGAGGAGATTGCCCGGCGGGTGCGCGAGCTGGGGGCGGAGATTTCCCGGGACTATGCCGGGAAGGAACTGCTGGTGGTCGGCATATTAAAAGGTGCGGTCATCTTTATGGCCGACCTGGTACGCTGCCTGAACATCCCGGTACGCCTGGACTTTATGGCCGTCTCCAGTTACGGTACCTCCAGCGAGTCCTCAGGGGTAGTGCGCATTCTAAAGGACCTGGAGCAAAACATCGAAGGCCTGGACGTTTTAATCGTCGAGGATATTGTCGATACCGGCCTGACGTTGAACTACCTGCGGGAAAACCTGCTCACCCGGGGGCCGGCCAGTTTAAAAATTTGCACCCTCCTGGACAAGCCCAGCCGGCGCAAAGTAAACGTACAGGTGGACTACAACGGTTTCGTCATCCCCGATGAATTCGTGGTCGGCTACGGCCTGGATTACGACGGCCGCTACCGCCACCTGCGGGATATTCTGATCCTGAAACGGGAAGTTTATAGCGGCAAGGAGCAGAGGGAAAATTGA
- a CDS encoding nucleotide pyrophosphohydrolase — translation MEIRELQQEVDRWISQFEEGYWHPLAMLARLTEEVGELAREVNHLYGQKPKKPGEPPGDLALELADVLFIIVCYANSLGIDLEEAFCRMMQKYRQRDSDRWTKKKSDNKE, via the coding sequence GTGGAAATCAGGGAATTGCAGCAGGAAGTGGACCGCTGGATCAGCCAGTTTGAAGAGGGTTACTGGCACCCGCTGGCCATGCTGGCCCGCCTGACCGAAGAGGTGGGTGAACTGGCCCGGGAAGTCAACCATCTCTACGGCCAGAAACCGAAAAAACCCGGGGAACCCCCGGGAGATCTGGCCCTGGAACTGGCCGACGTGCTTTTTATTATCGTCTGTTATGCCAACTCCCTGGGCATTGACCTGGAAGAGGCCTTTTGCCGCATGATGCAAAAATACCGGCAGCGGGACAGCGACCGCTGGACGAAGAAAAAGAGCGATAACAAGGAGTGA
- a CDS encoding DUF1015 domain-containing protein encodes MAEIKPFRGLRYAPGVGPLTDLVTPPYDVIDAKAQDGYYRRHPYNIIRLEYGKVYPGDGENNNRYTRAAADFTAWREKGVLVPEESPAVYLYEQEFSVGGKHLVRSGMICAVKLEPYEKGVVLPHEETLPKHKADRLALMRACRANFSPIFGLYADAEMAVDNLLRQGADRSPDLQFTDENGHGHRLWVITDPAVIEQVRQVMAGRRVFIADGHHRYETALAYSRERRQEEGNPAGPGPYDYVMMTLVNLYDPGLVVLPTHRLVRNVEGLDVDELLGKIQEHFEIEVFPLAPGYSNFYDFIKELAARGGFAGDARPGAGPLSHRHSFGLYCGEGRLYLLTLRDEGALPCLMPAGRSAAWQGLDVSVLHHLILDRLLGIGGAERARESHLTYTREEAGALKAVDEGEYQLAFFLNPTLVEEITAVATNGEKMPQKSTFFYPKLITGLVINPLF; translated from the coding sequence TTGGCAGAAATCAAACCCTTCAGAGGACTGCGCTACGCCCCCGGTGTGGGGCCCCTGACCGACCTGGTGACCCCGCCCTACGATGTCATTGATGCAAAAGCCCAGGACGGCTACTACAGGCGCCACCCCTACAATATCATCCGCCTGGAATACGGCAAGGTCTATCCCGGGGATGGCGAAAACAACAACCGCTACACCCGGGCGGCAGCCGATTTTACCGCCTGGCGGGAGAAGGGCGTGCTGGTGCCGGAAGAATCTCCGGCAGTGTATCTTTACGAACAGGAATTTAGCGTGGGTGGGAAACATCTGGTGCGCAGCGGAATGATCTGCGCGGTTAAGCTGGAGCCCTACGAGAAGGGCGTGGTCCTGCCCCACGAGGAGACCCTGCCCAAGCACAAGGCCGATCGCCTGGCGTTGATGCGGGCCTGCCGGGCCAATTTCAGCCCCATTTTCGGCCTTTATGCCGATGCGGAAATGGCCGTGGACAACCTTTTGCGGCAAGGGGCGGACCGTTCGCCGGACCTGCAGTTTACCGATGAAAACGGCCACGGCCACCGCCTGTGGGTGATCACGGACCCCGCCGTTATCGAACAGGTGCGGCAGGTCATGGCCGGCAGGCGCGTTTTCATTGCCGACGGCCACCACCGTTACGAAACAGCCCTGGCTTACAGCCGGGAAAGGCGGCAGGAAGAGGGCAACCCCGCCGGACCGGGACCTTATGATTACGTAATGATGACCCTGGTCAACCTGTACGATCCCGGCCTGGTGGTGTTGCCGACCCACCGCCTGGTGCGCAACGTGGAGGGCCTGGATGTGGATGAACTTTTGGGTAAGATACAGGAGCATTTTGAGATAGAGGTCTTCCCTCTTGCCCCCGGCTACAGCAACTTTTACGATTTCATCAAAGAACTGGCTGCCCGGGGGGGCTTTGCCGGTGATGCCCGGCCCGGGGCCGGCCCCCTTTCCCACCGCCACTCCTTCGGCCTGTACTGCGGTGAGGGGCGCCTGTATCTCTTAACCCTGCGGGATGAAGGGGCGCTGCCCTGCCTGATGCCCGCCGGCCGTTCCGCCGCCTGGCAGGGGCTGGATGTTTCGGTGCTGCACCACCTGATCCTGGACCGCCTTCTGGGCATCGGCGGTGCGGAACGGGCCAGGGAGAGCCACCTCACCTACACCCGGGAAGAGGCGGGGGCACTGAAAGCCGTGGATGAAGGCGAATACCAGCTGGCCTTCTTCCTGAACCCCACCCTGGTGGAGGAGATCACGGCGGTGGCCACAAACGGCGAAAAAATGCCCCAGAAATCCACTTTCTTTTACCCCAAGCTGATAACGGGTCTGGTTATCAATCCGCTTTTTTGA
- the murJ gene encoding murein biosynthesis integral membrane protein MurJ, producing the protein MTNQGRIARATALVMGATILSKIMGFGREAVLAAAFGASAATDAYLVAMIIPALLFGLVGTTITTVGIPFFSEYIHRPDKRSELPVLIWTSFHAVTGALLIIALLGLPAAPWLVRILAPGFAPEQAALTTQLVRVLLPMVVIMGMVGWAQGVLNAHQHFAAPAFMGIPYNIIMIGGILLAGAYGGIAGVAWATVLATVSQFLIQVPALYRRRISYRPVFNWRHPALRKMLWLAGPVLIGVGANQLNVIVDRMLASGLAEGSISALNYAQRVLNLPQGLFAIPLITVLYPTLTERTALEDSTGFLAGLSRGLRVLAFVLIPLTVGTMILREDLVQFIFQRGAFDAKDAGMTAVALLFYTPGLLFLMWREFLNRAFYALQDTWTPMGTGLVAVAVNIALNLILVRYTGLAGLALATSAAAGVGCMLLFWLLRRRLGHIGGTALVRETGRILAASLLMGLLVWWLDVRGLALMGWPFLEGLAGNSPGGGSLAGFVLQGLRLGVLITAGGCFYFLSCWLLRVGEMSYALNLARNIFHRFRPAAR; encoded by the coding sequence CTGACCAACCAGGGACGGATCGCCCGGGCCACGGCGCTGGTCATGGGCGCCACCATATTAAGCAAAATCATGGGGTTTGGCCGGGAGGCGGTTTTAGCGGCGGCCTTCGGGGCCAGCGCGGCCACCGATGCCTACCTGGTGGCCATGATCATTCCGGCACTGTTATTTGGCCTGGTGGGTACCACCATTACCACTGTGGGTATTCCCTTTTTCAGTGAGTACATCCACCGGCCGGATAAAAGGTCCGAGCTGCCGGTATTGATCTGGACCAGTTTTCACGCCGTTACCGGCGCCCTTTTAATCATCGCCCTGCTGGGACTTCCGGCGGCCCCCTGGCTGGTGCGCATCCTGGCCCCGGGGTTCGCCCCGGAGCAGGCGGCGCTTACCACCCAGCTGGTGCGGGTGCTGCTGCCCATGGTGGTGATCATGGGCATGGTGGGCTGGGCCCAGGGGGTGCTCAATGCCCACCAGCACTTCGCCGCCCCGGCTTTTATGGGCATTCCCTATAACATCATCATGATCGGGGGCATTTTGCTGGCCGGAGCTTACGGGGGTATTGCCGGGGTGGCCTGGGCCACGGTGCTGGCCACGGTTAGCCAGTTTCTCATCCAGGTGCCGGCCCTCTACCGGCGGCGCATCAGCTACCGCCCGGTCTTTAACTGGCGCCACCCGGCCTTGAGAAAAATGCTCTGGCTGGCCGGGCCGGTGTTGATTGGGGTGGGGGCCAACCAGTTAAACGTGATTGTAGACCGCATGCTGGCTTCAGGCCTGGCCGAGGGCAGCATTTCCGCCCTTAATTACGCCCAGCGGGTTTTAAACCTGCCCCAGGGCCTTTTTGCCATTCCCCTCATTACCGTGCTTTACCCCACCCTGACGGAACGGACGGCCCTTGAGGATTCCACCGGCTTTTTGGCGGGTTTAAGCAGAGGTTTGAGGGTGCTGGCCTTCGTTTTGATCCCCCTGACTGTAGGCACAATGATTCTGCGGGAAGACCTGGTGCAGTTTATCTTTCAGCGGGGCGCCTTTGACGCGAAGGATGCCGGCATGACCGCCGTGGCGCTTCTCTTTTACACTCCGGGCCTGCTTTTCCTGATGTGGCGGGAGTTCCTCAACCGGGCCTTTTATGCCCTGCAGGATACCTGGACTCCCATGGGAACGGGCCTGGTGGCCGTAGCCGTAAACATCGCTTTAAACCTGATCCTGGTCCGCTACACCGGCCTGGCCGGCCTGGCCCTGGCTACCTCCGCGGCCGCGGGGGTTGGCTGCATGCTCTTGTTCTGGCTGCTGCGCCGCCGGCTGGGGCATATTGGGGGAACGGCCCTGGTGCGGGAAACGGGACGTATTTTGGCGGCCTCCCTGTTGATGGGGCTTTTAGTATGGTGGCTGGATGTACGGGGGCTGGCGCTGATGGGCTGGCCCTTCCTGGAGGGTCTGGCGGGGAATTCCCCGGGCGGCGGGAGCCTGGCCGGTTTTGTGCTGCAGGGGCTGCGCCTGGGAGTGCTGATCACCGCCGGCGGGTGCTTTTATTTCTTAAGCTGCTGGCTATTGCGGGTGGGAGAGATGAGCTATGCCCTGAACTTGGCCCGGAACATCTTCCACCGCTTCCGCCCGGCGGCCCGGTAA
- the mntA gene encoding type VII toxin-antitoxin system MntA family adenylyltransferase antitoxin has product MLCAGSNFKGKAEPSNIINTVTSFMEQQADVLAAYLFGSLARGRGKQDSDVDIAVLFSPSMEDKFTRFNRRLEMEIALEENLKRPVQVVDLGTASPGLQHQVRKYGLLLVDKDRPYRIAFEVRSRRRYLDMQWYDRRRLDIRLKKLGDEKW; this is encoded by the coding sequence ATGTTGTGTGCCGGCTCTAACTTTAAAGGAAAAGCGGAACCAAGCAACATTATAAACACGGTTACCAGTTTTATGGAACAGCAGGCGGATGTGCTGGCGGCCTACCTGTTTGGCTCCCTGGCCCGGGGCCGGGGCAAACAGGACAGTGACGTAGATATAGCGGTGCTGTTCAGCCCTTCCATGGAGGACAAATTTACCCGTTTTAACCGGCGCCTGGAAATGGAGATTGCTCTGGAAGAAAATCTCAAGCGCCCTGTACAGGTGGTCGACCTCGGAACAGCTTCCCCCGGATTGCAACATCAGGTGCGCAAATACGGGCTCCTTCTGGTGGACAAAGACAGGCCCTACCGCATTGCTTTTGAAGTGCGGTCACGCCGCCGCTACCTGGACATGCAATGGTACGACCGGCGGCGCCTGGATATACGGTTAAAAAAACTGGGGGATGAAAAATGGTAG
- a CDS encoding tetratricopeptide repeat protein: protein MKVNKAEELVSKGKDLLEKGDFRAAEKAFAEALKEDNAVPTRNNLALAVFMAGEPRRALEILEPYLDPEKEDAGATPFTFALAARIHRSLGQEEQARRRLQQAVRSFEEGLSKLRRSLGQVPYSFREYTVTIMLAAADLGDHRQVFELYRRWEPYHVSWENKFLAAVACFNLGRYKRAATLWSSIAQVSRLFSGMQQVAFLVERGVIPPFEMSYERYSMEKMQEMMEEAATSEEARRRYTQDGFFRMMLLAWLLEGDSSKNAAQGVYTLVYYGGEWGEKLGRQVLEYPGFSPSLKFAAVDALMARGILREGEPVPMFIDGERRLVEIKKTPVLMEPDQELDKIVDRAIKLRDEGKIDIAVELLRGLHREGKLYPRAMMTLANLLRQKGDLDEALNIMEMLEEINPDNPVFLFNLSSLMLEMGEIEKAREYFNRIDNPEFEKEFAENLKILEREIERYESVIRWPEMIMQAYEENERRKIEEKPLPVDASLSRGLKNMPAHWLEGACIYYGLEPARQRRQREEQLREFLSRRDNLEKEVGELEEEERELLKYLLQRGGWSRLNAVTRKFGSLEGDGFFWHEREPESFLGFLWSLGLVMVGKATLEGRRVKIATIPLELRQPLKEILGI from the coding sequence ATGAAGGTCAATAAAGCTGAGGAACTTGTTTCAAAAGGTAAAGATTTATTGGAGAAGGGCGACTTCCGGGCTGCGGAAAAGGCATTTGCCGAAGCCCTGAAAGAGGATAACGCTGTTCCCACACGCAACAACCTGGCGCTGGCCGTCTTCATGGCCGGGGAGCCCCGGCGCGCCCTTGAGATCCTGGAACCGTACCTGGACCCGGAAAAGGAAGACGCCGGGGCGACTCCCTTTACTTTCGCCCTGGCCGCCAGGATTCACCGCTCCCTGGGCCAGGAGGAACAGGCCCGCCGACGGCTGCAGCAGGCCGTGCGGAGCTTCGAGGAGGGATTGTCGAAACTGCGCCGAAGCCTGGGACAGGTCCCATATTCATTCCGGGAGTACACGGTGACCATCATGCTGGCGGCCGCCGACCTGGGAGATCACCGGCAGGTGTTCGAACTCTACCGCCGCTGGGAACCTTACCATGTTTCCTGGGAAAACAAATTTCTGGCCGCGGTGGCCTGCTTCAACCTGGGCCGCTACAAGCGGGCCGCAACCCTGTGGTCTTCCATAGCACAGGTGTCCAGGCTGTTTTCCGGCATGCAGCAGGTGGCCTTCCTGGTGGAGCGGGGCGTCATCCCGCCTTTTGAGATGAGCTACGAACGCTATTCCATGGAAAAAATGCAGGAAATGATGGAAGAGGCCGCGACCAGCGAGGAAGCGCGCCGGCGGTACACCCAGGACGGCTTTTTCCGCATGATGCTGCTTGCCTGGCTGCTGGAGGGGGATAGCTCCAAAAATGCCGCCCAGGGGGTATATACCCTGGTGTATTACGGCGGCGAATGGGGCGAAAAGCTGGGGCGGCAGGTGCTGGAATACCCCGGGTTTTCTCCCTCCCTGAAATTTGCAGCAGTAGACGCCCTCATGGCCAGGGGCATCCTACGGGAAGGCGAGCCCGTTCCCATGTTCATCGACGGGGAGCGGCGGCTGGTGGAGATCAAAAAGACCCCCGTTTTGATGGAACCGGACCAGGAGCTGGACAAAATAGTGGACCGGGCGATTAAGTTGCGGGACGAAGGGAAAATAGACATAGCTGTGGAGCTGCTGCGGGGTCTTCACCGGGAGGGGAAGCTCTACCCCCGGGCGATGATGACCCTCGCCAACCTTCTGCGCCAAAAGGGCGATCTGGATGAGGCTCTAAATATAATGGAAATGCTGGAGGAAATAAACCCGGACAACCCGGTTTTTCTGTTCAACCTTTCCTCGCTGATGCTGGAAATGGGAGAAATAGAGAAAGCTCGCGAATATTTTAACAGGATCGATAATCCGGAATTTGAGAAAGAGTTTGCCGAAAATTTAAAAATTCTGGAAAGGGAAATAGAGCGCTATGAAAGTGTTATTCGCTGGCCGGAAATGATTATGCAGGCCTATGAGGAAAATGAGCGCCGGAAAATAGAAGAGAAACCCCTGCCTGTGGACGCCTCCCTCTCCCGGGGCTTGAAAAACATGCCCGCCCACTGGCTGGAGGGTGCCTGTATATACTACGGTCTCGAGCCCGCGCGGCAGCGCCGGCAGCGGGAAGAGCAGCTGCGGGAATTTCTCTCCCGCCGCGACAACCTGGAAAAGGAAGTGGGGGAACTGGAAGAGGAAGAAAGGGAACTTTTAAAATATCTTTTGCAGCGGGGCGGCTGGAGCCGGTTGAACGCCGTCACCCGCAAATTCGGCTCTTTGGAAGGGGACGGTTTTTTCTGGCATGAGCGGGAACCGGAATCTTTTCTGGGCTTCCTGTGGTCCCTGGGCCTGGTGATGGTGGGTAAAGCTACGCTGGAAGGGCGCCGCGTCAAGATTGCCACAATCCCCCTGGAACTGCGGCAACCCCTGAAGGAAATACTGGGCATATAA
- a CDS encoding S-layer homology domain-containing protein, with amino-acid sequence MFILPSRVAAGESAGTEWFKDIRNHWARSHILRLAALDLVRGYPDTTYRPQRPLTRLELVALVMRVGDFEKAAAEAARRETRRRTVEDSGTPSSAGNPIPRVPWGQDSFALAVKKEFLPPEWVASFNPDKPVTRAEVAALLARSFYLAVPEEGDTSGSAPSTGDFPDIDRAPALYQPCIRAVAAAGIMSGYSDGTFRPAHILNRAEMAVILSSLLDRNWVKVPAGRRLEGWVSSVRMDPRGLELELTSLTGVQKLRVSPDCHCFADGRECTLLQAGNHRVEVILDGRRQVRWVNLLEERKRAGKTEKVTGSVKSVVLGEDNLLVLNDLNCEDRIFPLAWDAVLVGKKAKQDFRSLKPGDFVEVELDGGRVKRVTLLEVKKISGTVGTLTGKTLGLLGRSGQKGNPDRFDYWDRARIVDREDRRAGGVMRGDRVEITYLDPIPGEIQDERVLQIKITSRPGLKKQTGILQAIKTTGGTYRIVLEKDREYEVDPAVRVTDPSGNRIAFSDLDRYIKSRVELWLDGAGVVMEIRN; translated from the coding sequence GGATATACGGAACCACTGGGCCAGAAGCCACATCCTGCGCCTGGCCGCCCTGGATCTGGTCCGGGGTTATCCCGATACCACCTACCGGCCCCAGCGCCCCCTCACCCGGCTGGAGCTGGTGGCCCTTGTGATGCGGGTGGGCGATTTCGAAAAGGCCGCGGCGGAGGCGGCCCGCCGGGAAACCCGGAGACGCACCGTTGAGGATTCCGGCACGCCTTCGTCTGCTGGAAATCCTATCCCCCGGGTGCCCTGGGGCCAGGATTCCTTTGCCCTGGCAGTAAAAAAGGAGTTTTTACCCCCGGAGTGGGTGGCTTCCTTTAATCCGGATAAACCGGTAACCCGGGCCGAAGTGGCCGCTTTACTGGCCCGGAGTTTTTACCTGGCCGTACCGGAAGAGGGAGACACTTCCGGCAGCGCCCCTTCCACCGGCGACTTTCCCGATATCGACCGGGCACCCGCCCTGTACCAACCCTGCATCCGGGCCGTGGCCGCAGCCGGGATCATGTCCGGATATTCCGACGGCACTTTCCGTCCCGCCCACATATTGAACCGCGCTGAAATGGCGGTCATTCTTTCCAGCCTGCTGGACCGCAACTGGGTGAAAGTGCCGGCGGGCCGTCGGCTGGAGGGATGGGTTTCCAGTGTGCGTATGGACCCGAGAGGCCTGGAACTGGAGCTCACCTCCCTGACCGGGGTGCAGAAGTTGCGGGTAAGTCCGGATTGTCACTGCTTCGCCGACGGCAGGGAATGCACGCTGCTCCAGGCCGGCAACCACCGGGTGGAAGTTATCCTGGACGGCCGCCGGCAGGTGCGCTGGGTCAACCTGCTGGAGGAACGGAAGAGGGCGGGCAAAACAGAGAAAGTAACCGGTTCGGTGAAATCCGTAGTTCTGGGTGAAGATAACCTGCTGGTATTGAACGATTTGAACTGCGAGGATCGCATTTTTCCTCTGGCCTGGGATGCGGTGCTGGTGGGGAAAAAGGCCAAACAGGATTTCCGCTCCCTCAAACCGGGCGACTTCGTGGAAGTGGAGCTAGACGGCGGCCGGGTAAAGCGGGTTACCCTGCTCGAGGTGAAAAAAATCTCGGGTACCGTAGGTACACTCACCGGCAAAACGCTGGGGCTGCTGGGCAGGTCCGGCCAGAAGGGCAACCCGGATCGCTTCGATTACTGGGACCGGGCCAGGATAGTGGACAGGGAAGACCGGCGCGCCGGGGGCGTTATGCGGGGAGACCGGGTGGAAATTACCTACCTCGATCCCATCCCCGGGGAAATCCAGGACGAACGGGTGCTGCAAATTAAGATAACCTCCCGTCCCGGCCTGAAAAAACAAACGGGCATACTGCAGGCCATCAAAACAACTGGAGGGACTTACCGCATTGTCCTGGAAAAGGACAGGGAGTATGAGGTGGACCCCGCGGTGAGGGTAACTGATCCTTCGGGCAACAGAATTGCCTTTTCCGACCTGGACCGGTACATCAAATCCCGGGTTGAGTTGTGGTTGGATGGAGCCGGCGTGGTTATGGAGATCCGGAATTAG